From the genome of Terriglobales bacterium, one region includes:
- a CDS encoding prepilin-type N-terminal cleavage/methylation domain-containing protein, translating to MKKQKGFSLIELLIVVAIILIIAAIAIPNLLRAKIAANEASAVGSMRTIVTAEVAYNSAGWTDGGTPPKQVGFSAALINLGPNGS from the coding sequence ATGAAGAAACAGAAAGGTTTCTCGCTGATTGAACTTCTGATCGTCGTGGCGATCATTCTGATCATCGCGGCTATCGCAATTCCTAACCTGCTGCGCGCCAAGATTGCGGCCAATGAGGCTTCGGCTGTTGGTTCCATGCGCACCATCGTTACCGCTGAAGTCGCTTACAATTCGGCGGGCTGGACCGATGGTGGTACTCCCCCGAAGCAGGTCGGCTTCTCGGCCGCGCTTATCAATCTCGGCCCGAACGGGTCA